From Pseudonocardia autotrophica, one genomic window encodes:
- a CDS encoding isopenicillin N synthase family dioxygenase, whose product MTGLTTANDPVPTLRLDRARRPDGSFDPAFTDALRDALHRIGFLRLHGFGVAPGQVAELMAAAGAFFDLPPEQRLALDNRESPHFRGYTRLGHEITAGRPDAREQIDFGPELPARPRAEWDEPYQLLEGPNRWPDDTVPQLRERAHDWADLMSRVATELTRALAAGLGLPEDHFDPLFTGEPHWFGKVIRYVGPPAGETLTPDAQGVGPHADWGFLTLLLQDPEGPAAGLQARPPGSDWVDVPPHGDSLVINVGEMLEVATDGYLVATPHRVLACGPGTTRQSVGFFWSPRLDARLDPVPLPADLAAQAPGVHETAQNALLPRFGDNALKGWLRSHPEVAIRHHPELVRTARGSVDAESVQ is encoded by the coding sequence ATGACCGGGCTGACCACCGCGAACGACCCCGTCCCGACGTTGCGACTGGACCGCGCACGCCGACCGGACGGGAGCTTCGACCCCGCGTTCACCGACGCGCTGCGGGACGCACTGCACCGGATCGGGTTCCTGCGGCTGCACGGCTTCGGCGTGGCCCCCGGCCAGGTCGCGGAGCTGATGGCGGCGGCGGGCGCGTTCTTCGATCTGCCGCCCGAGCAGCGCCTGGCGCTGGACAACCGGGAGTCCCCGCACTTCCGCGGCTACACCCGGCTGGGTCACGAGATCACCGCCGGCCGGCCGGACGCCCGCGAGCAGATCGACTTCGGCCCGGAGCTCCCGGCCCGGCCGCGCGCCGAGTGGGACGAGCCCTACCAGCTGCTCGAGGGCCCCAACCGGTGGCCGGACGACACCGTCCCGCAGCTGCGCGAACGGGCGCACGACTGGGCCGATCTGATGTCGCGGGTCGCCACCGAGCTGACCCGGGCACTCGCGGCCGGGCTCGGACTGCCCGAGGACCACTTCGATCCGCTGTTCACCGGTGAGCCGCACTGGTTCGGCAAGGTCATCCGGTACGTCGGCCCGCCGGCGGGCGAGACGCTCACACCGGACGCACAGGGTGTCGGGCCGCACGCCGACTGGGGATTCCTCACCCTGCTGCTGCAGGACCCGGAGGGCCCGGCCGCCGGGCTCCAGGCGCGCCCTCCCGGCTCGGACTGGGTGGACGTGCCACCGCACGGGGACTCGCTGGTGATCAACGTCGGCGAGATGCTGGAGGTCGCGACCGACGGCTACCTGGTCGCGACCCCGCACCGGGTGCTGGCCTGCGGGCCCGGCACCACCCGGCAGTCGGTCGGGTTCTTCTGGTCCCCCCGGCTCGACGCCCGACTCGATCCGGTGCCGCTGCCCGCCGACCTGGCGGCACAGGCGCCCGGCGTGCACGAGACGGCGCAGAACGCGCTGCTGCCGCGGTTCGGGGACAACGCGCTCAAGGGATGGTTGCGTTCACATCCCGAGGTCGCGATCCGGCACCACCCCGAACTCGTCCGGACCGCCCGCGGTAGCGTGGACGCAGAATCGGTCCAGTGA
- a CDS encoding GlsB/YeaQ/YmgE family stress response membrane protein, with translation MGIIGWIVLGLLAGAIAKAIMPGKDPGGIFVTLGIGVAGALVGGFLGSAIFGIGLDTFWSFQTWIVAILGSLLLLGIYRVVVGRRVKA, from the coding sequence ATGGGCATCATCGGATGGATCGTGCTGGGACTGCTCGCAGGGGCGATCGCCAAGGCGATTATGCCGGGCAAGGACCCGGGTGGCATCTTCGTGACCCTCGGCATCGGCGTGGCTGGTGCGCTCGTCGGCGGGTTCCTGGGCAGCGCGATCTTCGGCATCGGTTTGGACACTTTCTGGAGCTTCCAGACCTGGATCGTTGCGATCCTCGGCTCATTGCTCCTGCTGGGTATCTACCGGGTCGTGGTCGGACGTCGCGTCAAGGCCTGA